The following are encoded in a window of Flavobacteriales bacterium genomic DNA:
- a CDS encoding M1 family metallopeptidase produces MDRSTSIPLLAFASLLVACTADDQRTERGPDITYVMDPHSHARPSEAVITHLELDIRADLEAHRIEGSATYDIRSNGADRIIFDTDGLEIAAVERPDGTPLRHALGDSTFMGRPLTVQLPTGTDRITIRYRTGPDARALQWLSKEQTLGKRHPFLFTQGQAILTRSWIPVQDSPGIRFTYTATVQAPAGTIALMSATNPQEKRADGRYTFRMDQPIPAYLMALAIGDLAFAPLGDRSGVYAEPELLEKAAWEFADTEPMLVAAEELYGPYRWERYDVLVLPPSFPFGGMENPRLTFATPTIIAGDRSLTALIAHEMAHSWSGNLVTNATWNDFWLNEGFTVYFENRICEAIYGPDYARMHHLLGHQDLHRTVEKLNAEGLAADTRLRLDLSGRDPDDGVTDIAYEKGYAFLRLLEEKAGREKFDAFLRGYFEEHAFQSMTTDRFLELLRSELIIPLGIDIDIAEWVDGEGVPADEVVPVSDRFEKVDAERDAWLKGRSAGELATSAWTTQEWLHFLRGLPRDLGAPRMAELDKAFELTGTGNSEILAAWLELGIANDYAPSAARLAEFLTSVGRRKFLVPLYTRLVATEKGRIKAREIYRVARPGYHSVSVRTLDELLAWKEGGTPVDF; encoded by the coding sequence ATGGACAGATCCACCTCCATTCCCCTGCTGGCTTTCGCTTCACTGCTGGTCGCCTGTACCGCGGACGACCAACGAACCGAGCGCGGGCCGGACATCACCTACGTCATGGACCCCCACAGCCACGCCCGCCCGTCCGAGGCGGTGATCACCCACTTGGAACTGGACATCCGTGCTGATCTGGAGGCCCACCGGATCGAGGGCAGCGCCACGTATGACATCCGGTCAAATGGGGCGGACCGCATCATCTTCGATACGGATGGTCTCGAGATCGCGGCGGTGGAGCGCCCCGACGGTACGCCGCTCCGCCATGCGCTTGGCGACAGCACCTTCATGGGGCGCCCCCTCACGGTCCAACTGCCCACGGGTACCGACAGGATCACCATTCGATACCGCACCGGACCCGATGCGCGCGCACTGCAGTGGTTGTCCAAGGAGCAGACCCTCGGCAAGCGCCACCCTTTCCTGTTCACGCAGGGCCAGGCGATCCTCACCCGCTCCTGGATCCCCGTGCAGGACAGCCCGGGTATCCGGTTCACGTATACCGCAACCGTTCAGGCACCGGCCGGCACCATCGCGCTGATGAGCGCCACGAATCCCCAGGAGAAGCGCGCCGATGGTCGCTACACCTTCAGGATGGACCAGCCCATACCGGCCTACCTCATGGCCCTGGCCATTGGTGACCTTGCTTTCGCACCGCTGGGCGATCGCTCTGGCGTCTATGCCGAGCCCGAACTGCTGGAGAAGGCGGCTTGGGAGTTCGCCGACACGGAGCCGATGCTCGTCGCGGCGGAGGAACTCTACGGCCCGTATCGCTGGGAGCGGTACGATGTGCTGGTGTTGCCGCCCAGCTTCCCCTTCGGCGGTATGGAGAATCCGCGGCTCACCTTCGCCACACCCACGATCATCGCGGGTGACCGGAGCCTCACGGCGCTCATCGCCCATGAGATGGCCCATAGCTGGAGCGGCAACCTGGTGACCAACGCCACCTGGAACGACTTCTGGTTGAACGAGGGCTTCACCGTCTACTTCGAGAACCGCATCTGTGAAGCCATCTATGGCCCGGACTATGCGCGCATGCACCATTTGCTGGGCCACCAGGACCTGCACCGCACCGTGGAAAAACTCAACGCGGAGGGCCTGGCCGCCGATACCCGGTTGCGGCTGGATCTCTCGGGCCGCGACCCGGACGACGGTGTCACGGACATCGCGTATGAGAAGGGCTACGCTTTTCTCCGGCTGTTGGAAGAGAAGGCCGGCCGCGAGAAGTTCGATGCCTTCCTCCGCGGCTACTTCGAGGAACACGCCTTCCAAAGCATGACCACAGACCGCTTTCTGGAACTGCTGAGGAGCGAGTTGATCATCCCCCTGGGGATCGATATCGACATCGCCGAATGGGTGGACGGTGAGGGCGTGCCCGCGGACGAGGTGGTGCCTGTATCGGACCGATTCGAAAAGGTGGATGCCGAGCGTGATGCCTGGTTGAAGGGGCGTTCCGCCGGCGAACTGGCGACCAGTGCCTGGACGACCCAGGAATGGTTGCACTTCCTGCGTGGTCTTCCACGTGATCTGGGCGCGCCACGCATGGCCGAACTGGACAAGGCCTTCGAGCTTACTGGAACCGGGAACTCGGAGATCCTGGCCGCTTGGCTGGAGTTGGGGATCGCCAACGACTACGCTCCCAGCGCAGCGCGATTGGCCGAATTCCTCACCTCCGTGGGCCGGCGCAAATTCCTGGTGCCGCTGTACACCCGCTTGGTCGCCACCGAGAAGGGCAGGATCAAAGCACGCGAGATCTACCGCGTGGCGCGGCCAGGCTATCACAGCGTATCCGTGCGCACACTGGATGAACTCCTCGCCTGGAAGGAGGGTGGGACGCCTGTGGATTTTTGA
- a CDS encoding sensor histidine kinase gives MTPLPRIGPVLVMLLIGLPLVAQPPWEPWYDRYRAAWRDGDPAPLAALSRELEPLKETWAMAIRCLSESGHAFRNDRYALAIGKLEECDSAGVFTERVLQGARLRTRAVIFKQVGDQEQAEREIRAAIDELKLAGRSDDLADSYTVLSEVLRKRTDYSGALEALTTAERLADSLGYEAGLCNVLINRGNLCFEQQRYAEAWDHYQDVLARSTALGFGAVAGSAANNLGATAYMLGRQEEAIQLYDNMLRTLGPDRPGLRGQLLNNMGLAQARGMEHKAALASFNEAFRIAEANEDRAGRMTAMQMRSTSLWALRRQEEALRDLQESLVLAKELGRLDRQVQILRKLAGWLGEMGDHQGKAMAIEEYAAKNDTLNQRRFADRMAVLEVRHETEKKERLLNEQRMLVVKERVMRENRSLQRNLLVGTLLFVLVAGLMGYRNLRHRQRLALQEKELTEKRIEEVLRTQELRLLGAVAAGQEQERERIARELHDHLGSMLSAMKIQFSALEEVVAGLRIEQRQSYGRMMGLLDDAVGTVRRISHDMVRGKLAEFGLVDALGDLRDSIAVKGRLEVELIMFGLERRMDRRVEVAAYGVVQELVSNALRHGKPTELSISLTRAPAKLTIIVADNGAGFDPAKVRSEDDGMGLANVRSRAAALGGEVSIDSTPGRGTTVVVEFQLAR, from the coding sequence ATGACACCGTTGCCGCGGATCGGGCCGGTACTGGTCATGCTGCTCATCGGCCTGCCTTTGGTGGCGCAGCCACCTTGGGAGCCATGGTACGATCGCTACCGTGCGGCCTGGCGCGATGGCGATCCCGCGCCACTCGCCGCCCTTTCCCGCGAGCTCGAACCGCTCAAGGAGACCTGGGCCATGGCGATCCGCTGCCTGTCGGAGTCCGGCCATGCCTTCCGCAACGACCGCTACGCCCTGGCCATTGGCAAATTGGAGGAATGCGACAGCGCGGGGGTATTCACTGAAAGGGTGCTCCAGGGTGCAAGGCTCCGCACCCGCGCTGTCATATTCAAGCAGGTGGGCGACCAGGAGCAGGCCGAACGCGAGATCCGGGCGGCGATCGATGAACTCAAGCTGGCCGGTCGATCGGACGACCTGGCCGACTCCTACACCGTATTGTCCGAAGTGTTGCGCAAAAGGACGGACTACAGCGGTGCGCTGGAGGCACTTACCACAGCGGAACGGCTGGCCGACAGCCTGGGCTATGAGGCCGGCCTGTGCAACGTTCTGATCAACCGGGGCAACCTTTGTTTCGAGCAGCAGCGCTACGCCGAGGCATGGGACCATTACCAGGATGTACTTGCCCGTTCCACGGCACTGGGATTCGGCGCAGTGGCGGGTAGTGCCGCCAACAATCTGGGTGCGACCGCCTACATGCTGGGTCGGCAGGAGGAGGCCATCCAACTGTATGACAACATGCTGCGCACCCTTGGACCCGACCGCCCCGGGTTGCGCGGCCAGTTGCTCAATAACATGGGTCTGGCCCAAGCCAGGGGCATGGAGCACAAGGCCGCCCTGGCCAGCTTCAATGAGGCCTTTCGGATCGCCGAGGCCAATGAGGACAGGGCCGGGCGCATGACCGCCATGCAGATGAGGTCCACCAGCCTTTGGGCCTTGCGCCGACAGGAAGAGGCGCTGCGCGATCTGCAGGAGTCGCTCGTACTGGCCAAGGAGCTCGGGCGCCTCGACCGGCAGGTGCAGATCCTGCGGAAGCTCGCCGGATGGCTGGGCGAGATGGGTGACCACCAGGGAAAGGCGATGGCAATTGAGGAATACGCCGCGAAGAACGACACGCTCAACCAGCGACGATTCGCCGATCGCATGGCCGTGCTGGAGGTACGCCATGAGACCGAGAAGAAGGAACGACTCCTGAACGAGCAGCGCATGCTGGTGGTCAAGGAGCGCGTGATGCGCGAGAACCGGTCCTTGCAGCGGAACCTGCTTGTCGGCACACTGCTGTTCGTGCTTGTGGCGGGACTGATGGGCTATCGAAACCTGCGCCACCGGCAGCGCCTGGCCTTGCAGGAAAAGGAACTCACGGAGAAGCGTATCGAGGAGGTGCTGCGTACCCAGGAGTTGCGTTTGTTGGGGGCCGTGGCAGCCGGGCAGGAGCAGGAAAGGGAACGAATAGCCCGTGAGTTGCACGACCACCTGGGCAGCATGCTCAGCGCCATGAAGATCCAGTTCAGCGCCCTGGAGGAGGTCGTGGCGGGTCTTCGTATCGAACAGCGCCAGAGCTATGGCCGGATGATGGGCCTGTTGGACGACGCCGTGGGCACCGTGCGCCGCATCAGCCACGACATGGTGCGGGGCAAGCTCGCCGAGTTCGGCTTGGTGGATGCGCTGGGCGACCTGCGCGACAGCATCGCCGTGAAGGGCCGCCTCGAAGTGGAACTCATCATGTTCGGCCTGGAGCGCCGCATGGACCGCCGTGTGGAGGTGGCCGCCTACGGCGTGGTGCAGGAATTGGTCAGCAATGCGCTGCGGCACGGCAAGCCCACGGAATTGAGCATCTCACTCACGCGAGCCCCAGCCAAACTCACCATCATCGTGGCCGACAATGGCGCGGGCTTCGACCCGGCCAAGGTCCGATCCGAAGACGATGGCATGGGCCTGGCCAACGTGCGGTCGCGCGCGGCGGCACTCGGCGGTGAGGTGAGCATCGACTCCACGCCTGGCAGGGGCACCACCGTGGTGGTGGAGTTCCAGCTCGCGCGCTGA
- a CDS encoding response regulator transcription factor, translating to MLQEPVSLLLVDDQSIMLDGLEAVLVDQEDFKVVGRASNGHQAVEEAKRLKPAIVLMDISMPEMDGIEATRAVLKSCKGSRVLVLSMYNNKEFIHELLDAGASGYVLKNTSKDELVEALRRVAAGLRYLGREVQEAWEEADRFKDRDGEQAYQHITKREKEIIRLICSEHTTQEIAEHLFISPQTVETHRKNILHKLDIRNTAGLVKYAMERGWNV from the coding sequence ATGCTCCAGGAACCCGTCTCACTGCTGCTCGTGGACGACCAGTCCATCATGCTCGATGGGCTGGAAGCCGTACTGGTAGACCAGGAGGATTTCAAGGTTGTGGGCCGCGCCAGCAATGGGCACCAGGCGGTGGAGGAGGCCAAGCGGTTGAAGCCCGCGATCGTTCTGATGGACATCAGCATGCCCGAGATGGACGGCATCGAGGCCACACGCGCGGTGTTGAAGAGTTGCAAGGGCAGCCGCGTGCTGGTGCTGAGCATGTACAACAACAAGGAGTTCATCCATGAATTGCTCGATGCCGGCGCAAGCGGCTACGTGCTGAAGAACACCAGCAAGGATGAACTGGTGGAGGCGCTGCGCCGCGTGGCCGCCGGGCTGCGCTACCTGGGGCGCGAGGTGCAGGAAGCCTGGGAGGAGGCCGACCGTTTCAAAGACCGCGACGGGGAGCAGGCCTACCAGCACATCACCAAGCGCGAGAAGGAGATCATCCGCCTGATCTGTTCGGAACACACCACGCAAGAGATCGCCGAACACCTCTTCATCAGTCCGCAAACGGTGGAGACCCATCGCAAGAACATCCTCCACAAACTCGATATCCGCAACACCGCCGGCCTGGTGAAGTACGCCATGGAGCGCGGCTGGAATGTGTGA
- a CDS encoding sensor histidine kinase → MALAITSGCARHACATLDSSAYMRFVAAWYASDPKVMCALAASSLEDRNDGGFTKLARAACAYRRNDLRAVLQEIGDIDERPVPEHPLLTAWGFRVRSLAFKRAADFSRSEMEILSGLEVLKGTPHLAEYADLLVNHAELLRRRADYAGALEKLVVAGEITDSLDHMPGRCTVLINRGNLYYDQDRYELAWDMYRQAVDMAIGQGLDIIAQNALANMGAAAQMLDRGEQAMQLYDSLYMSLAAEEHMLRAHLLQNLAVVQADLDDHAGAILRHAQALALYEAAGDRNGRMHVLQLRATSLWYLGQRDEALHSLEEALQLARELERHEVRSKILKKLAGYHEARGELGRAIAALQGHIALVDTLNEQRFSNSMAMMEVKYETEKKERLIGLREAELAGERIIREKRSLQRNLLLVLVALLLFIGWLALRNMRHRQSLALKEKELSEKRVEEVLRELELRLVNAMVAGQQQERDRIARELHDGLGSLLSAIKFQFTTMGPIGDEEAIEPVAGLDQMTTMIDDAVVLVRKISHDMVRGGTGEFTLDGALRDLAASITVKGRLDVELSLFGLEERLEAKVEMASYRIVQELVSNALKHGRPSELAISLTRAPQRLNILVEDNGTGFDTSQAADGIGLGNVRKRAVDLGGTVDIDSSLGRGTVVSIELPLAA, encoded by the coding sequence ATGGCCCTGGCGATCACGAGCGGCTGTGCACGGCATGCATGTGCCACGCTGGACAGTTCCGCCTACATGCGATTCGTGGCGGCGTGGTATGCCTCGGACCCCAAGGTGATGTGCGCCTTGGCCGCTTCTTCCTTGGAGGATCGGAATGATGGGGGGTTCACCAAACTGGCCCGTGCCGCCTGTGCCTACCGACGCAATGATCTCCGTGCCGTGTTGCAGGAGATCGGCGACATCGACGAACGGCCTGTTCCGGAGCATCCACTGCTGACGGCTTGGGGCTTTCGGGTCAGGTCCCTGGCGTTCAAGCGGGCCGCGGACTTCTCCCGGTCCGAGATGGAGATACTTTCCGGACTGGAGGTCCTCAAGGGTACACCCCATCTGGCCGAGTACGCGGACCTGCTGGTGAACCATGCCGAATTGCTGAGGCGAAGGGCCGACTATGCGGGAGCCCTGGAGAAGCTCGTCGTAGCGGGAGAGATCACCGATAGTCTGGACCACATGCCAGGCCGCTGTACCGTACTCATCAACCGTGGCAATCTATACTATGACCAGGACCGCTATGAACTGGCGTGGGACATGTACCGGCAGGCGGTGGACATGGCCATCGGACAGGGGTTGGACATCATCGCGCAGAACGCCTTGGCGAACATGGGTGCCGCGGCGCAGATGTTGGATCGCGGCGAGCAGGCCATGCAGCTCTATGACAGCTTGTACATGTCGCTGGCTGCCGAGGAGCACATGCTCCGCGCGCATTTGTTGCAGAATCTGGCGGTGGTCCAGGCGGACCTGGACGATCATGCCGGCGCCATCCTTCGGCATGCGCAAGCGCTGGCCTTGTACGAGGCCGCAGGCGATCGGAATGGCCGGATGCATGTCCTGCAACTCCGGGCCACCTCGCTTTGGTACCTGGGCCAACGGGATGAGGCACTCCACTCCTTGGAGGAAGCGCTTCAGCTTGCCCGGGAGCTGGAGCGGCATGAGGTGCGCTCCAAGATCCTCAAGAAGCTCGCCGGCTACCACGAGGCCAGGGGGGAGCTCGGCCGGGCCATCGCCGCCTTGCAGGGCCACATCGCCCTGGTGGACACGCTCAATGAACAGCGCTTCAGCAACTCCATGGCCATGATGGAGGTGAAGTACGAGACCGAGAAGAAGGAGAGGCTCATCGGCTTGCGCGAGGCGGAGCTGGCGGGCGAGCGCATCATCCGGGAGAAGCGGTCCCTGCAGCGCAACCTGTTGCTGGTGCTGGTGGCCCTGCTTCTCTTCATTGGTTGGCTGGCTCTCCGCAACATGAGGCACAGACAAAGCCTGGCCTTGAAGGAGAAGGAACTTTCCGAGAAGCGTGTGGAGGAGGTCCTTCGCGAACTGGAACTCCGATTGGTCAACGCCATGGTGGCGGGCCAGCAGCAGGAGCGCGACAGGATCGCCCGCGAATTGCACGATGGTCTGGGCAGCTTGCTCAGCGCCATCAAGTTCCAGTTCACCACCATGGGACCCATTGGCGATGAGGAGGCTATCGAGCCCGTGGCAGGTCTGGACCAGATGACCACGATGATCGATGACGCGGTGGTATTGGTGCGGAAGATCTCCCACGACATGGTGCGCGGCGGTACGGGTGAATTCACCCTCGATGGCGCGTTGCGCGACCTGGCCGCGAGCATCACGGTGAAAGGGCGGCTCGATGTGGAGCTGAGCCTGTTCGGCCTGGAGGAGCGGCTGGAGGCCAAGGTGGAGATGGCGTCCTACCGGATCGTGCAGGAGTTGGTGAGCAACGCGTTGAAGCATGGACGGCCCAGCGAACTGGCCATCTCGCTCACCCGCGCACCGCAACGATTGAACATCCTGGTGGAAGACAATGGCACCGGCTTCGACACGTCCCAGGCCGCGGACGGCATAGGCCTGGGCAATGTGCGCAAGCGGGCCGTGGATCTGGGGGGCACGGTGGATATCGATTCCTCCTTGGGCCGGGGTACCGTCGTGAGTATCGAGCTGCCGCTGGCGGCTTGA
- a CDS encoding response regulator transcription factor, translated as MTKISLLIVDDQSIIIDGLEAMFAREPDLVVVGRACNGSEAVAQAKRLAPDVVLMDISMPGMDGIEATRALGKCCPKSRVLVLSMYNNRKFVDELLGVGAHGYLLKNTGRQELLEALRRVAAGGRYLGLDVQKMPANAGRTEGPHATDGHQAITRREKEIIRLVCAGHSNPEIAERLHISPNTVETHRKNIMHKLDIHHAAGLMKYAMERGWYG; from the coding sequence ATGACGAAGATCTCCCTGCTTATCGTGGACGATCAGTCGATCATCATCGACGGATTGGAAGCCATGTTCGCACGGGAGCCCGACCTGGTGGTGGTGGGGCGCGCCTGCAACGGCTCCGAAGCGGTGGCACAGGCCAAGCGGCTGGCGCCGGATGTGGTCCTGATGGACATCAGCATGCCAGGCATGGACGGCATTGAGGCGACGCGAGCCTTGGGCAAATGCTGCCCCAAGAGCCGGGTGCTGGTGCTGAGCATGTACAACAACAGGAAGTTCGTGGATGAATTGCTTGGTGTGGGCGCACATGGCTACCTGCTGAAGAACACTGGCAGGCAGGAATTGCTGGAGGCGCTGCGCCGGGTGGCTGCTGGTGGGCGTTACCTGGGACTTGACGTGCAGAAGATGCCCGCCAATGCGGGCAGGACAGAAGGACCCCATGCCACGGACGGCCACCAGGCCATCACCAGAAGGGAGAAGGAGATCATCCGCTTGGTATGCGCGGGCCACTCCAACCCGGAGATCGCGGAAAGACTGCACATCAGTCCCAACACGGTGGAGACCCACCGCAAGAACATCATGCACAAACTCGATATCCACCATGCGGCCGGCCTCATGAAGTACGCCATGGAGCGAGGCTGGTACGGATGA
- a CDS encoding TonB-dependent receptor: MFRRSIVLPALFISFAAAAQTQRFTVSGYVKDATSGEALIGANVYVKETMRGTATNVYGYYVLNLEAGTHTVAMSFIGYEESTTTVEVKGDMKLNIQARPKAILAREVEVIGERRAENVEDTRMGTADIDVQKLSTLPALLGEVDILKTIQFLPGVASNGEGNSGFYVRGGGPDQNLILLDEATVYNASHLFGFFSVFNADAVKNIELIKGGMPANYGGRISSVLDISMRDGNDKEFHGQGGIGLISSRLTLEGPIVKDRSSFLVSGRRTYIDVLTKPFINPESAFSGSGYYFYDLNAKASYRLSDKDRFYLSGYFGRDVFDFSGSNEGDPKFRIPWGNATLAARWNHVFGPKLFMNTTATFSDYTFAFEAEQDQFEFELFSGIKDYGLKVDLSHYPDARHRLKYGGQYIYHIYTTSTVRVSSGDTDFNIDTPPKLHAHETALYVMDDFDITDQLRLNAGVRLSTFAHVGPFTLYDLDERGRATGTRDFDGGEPIASYAALEPRVAMRYRIDGRSSVKASYNRGQQYVHLASFSSTALPTDVWIPSGTNVRPQIGTQYSAGYFRDLLEGVFETSVEVYYKDFDNLIEYAEGAEPQNNGNTNYDAQLVFGDGYSYGAELFVKKRTGRLNGWLGYTWSRTMRQFPDINEGREFPSRWDRRHDLSVVTAYDLNARWSFGATFTYATGQAVTLPVNRYFIEGQLVSEYTERNGYRMAAFHRLDLAATLNNRATKQVTDPATGDSIMKDRRWKSSWTFAVYNAYNRANPYFIYFDAAGNPGAGTFQVVAKQVSLFSILPSVTWNFNF, encoded by the coding sequence ATGTTTCGCCGCTCCATCGTCCTGCCCGCTCTGTTCATCTCGTTCGCAGCGGCCGCACAGACCCAGCGATTCACCGTGAGCGGCTACGTGAAGGACGCCACCAGCGGTGAGGCGCTCATCGGCGCGAACGTTTACGTGAAGGAGACCATGCGCGGCACGGCCACCAACGTGTATGGCTACTATGTGCTGAACCTGGAGGCCGGCACCCATACCGTGGCCATGAGCTTCATCGGCTACGAGGAGTCCACCACCACCGTGGAGGTGAAGGGCGACATGAAATTGAACATCCAGGCACGGCCCAAGGCGATCCTGGCGCGCGAGGTGGAGGTGATCGGCGAACGGCGGGCCGAGAACGTGGAGGACACGCGCATGGGCACGGCCGACATCGATGTGCAGAAGCTCAGCACGCTGCCCGCCCTGCTCGGCGAGGTGGACATCCTGAAGACCATCCAGTTCCTGCCCGGCGTGGCCAGCAACGGTGAGGGCAACAGCGGCTTCTATGTGCGCGGCGGTGGGCCCGACCAGAACCTGATCCTGCTGGACGAGGCCACGGTGTACAACGCCAGCCACCTCTTCGGCTTCTTCAGCGTGTTCAACGCAGACGCGGTGAAGAACATCGAGCTGATCAAGGGGGGCATGCCGGCGAACTATGGCGGGCGCATCAGTTCGGTGCTGGACATCAGCATGCGCGACGGCAACGACAAGGAGTTCCACGGCCAGGGCGGTATCGGCCTCATCTCCTCGCGCCTCACGCTGGAAGGCCCCATCGTGAAGGACCGCAGCTCCTTCCTGGTGAGCGGCCGCCGCACCTACATCGATGTGCTCACCAAACCCTTCATCAACCCCGAGAGCGCCTTCAGCGGCAGCGGCTACTATTTCTACGACCTCAACGCCAAGGCCAGCTACCGCCTCAGCGACAAGGACCGTTTCTACCTGAGCGGCTACTTCGGGCGCGACGTGTTCGACTTCAGCGGCAGCAACGAAGGCGACCCCAAGTTCCGCATCCCCTGGGGCAACGCCACACTGGCCGCGCGGTGGAACCATGTGTTCGGCCCGAAATTGTTCATGAACACCACGGCCACCTTCAGCGACTACACCTTCGCCTTCGAGGCCGAGCAGGACCAGTTCGAGTTCGAGTTGTTCAGCGGGATCAAGGACTACGGCCTGAAGGTGGACCTGAGCCACTACCCGGACGCGCGCCACCGGTTGAAGTACGGCGGGCAATACATCTACCACATCTACACCACCAGCACCGTGCGGGTGAGCAGCGGCGACACGGACTTCAACATCGATACGCCGCCCAAGCTGCACGCCCACGAGACCGCGCTCTATGTGATGGACGACTTCGACATCACCGACCAGCTGCGTCTCAACGCCGGCGTGCGCCTGAGCACCTTCGCCCATGTGGGGCCCTTCACCCTGTACGACCTGGACGAGCGCGGCCGTGCCACCGGCACCCGCGATTTCGACGGTGGCGAACCCATCGCCTCCTACGCCGCCCTGGAGCCACGCGTGGCCATGCGCTACCGGATCGATGGCAGGAGCAGCGTGAAGGCCAGCTACAACCGCGGCCAGCAATACGTGCACCTGGCCAGCTTCAGCAGCACCGCCCTGCCCACCGACGTATGGATCCCCAGCGGCACGAACGTGAGGCCGCAGATAGGCACGCAATACTCGGCGGGCTACTTCCGAGACCTGCTGGAGGGTGTGTTCGAAACGAGCGTGGAGGTCTACTACAAGGATTTCGACAACCTGATCGAATACGCCGAGGGCGCCGAACCGCAGAACAACGGCAACACCAACTACGATGCGCAACTGGTCTTCGGGGATGGCTACAGCTACGGCGCGGAGCTCTTCGTGAAGAAGCGCACCGGTCGGCTGAACGGCTGGCTGGGCTACACCTGGAGCCGAACCATGCGCCAGTTCCCGGACATCAATGAAGGGCGCGAATTTCCCAGCCGTTGGGACCGCCGCCATGACCTGAGCGTGGTGACGGCCTACGACCTGAACGCGCGCTGGAGCTTCGGCGCCACCTTCACATACGCCACCGGCCAGGCCGTGACCCTGCCCGTGAACCGTTACTTCATCGAGGGGCAGCTGGTGAGCGAGTACACCGAACGGAACGGCTACCGCATGGCCGCCTTCCACCGGCTGGACCTGGCGGCCACGCTGAACAACCGCGCCACCAAGCAGGTGACCGACCCCGCCACTGGCGACAGCATCATGAAGGACCGCCGCTGGAAAAGCAGCTGGACCTTCGCCGTGTACAACGCCTATAACCGGGCGAACCCCTACTTCATCTACTTCGATGCCGCGGGCAACCCTGGCGCGGGCACCTTCCAAGTGGTGGCCAAACAAGTATCGCTCTTCTCCATCCTGCCCTCCGTCACATGGAACTTCAACTTCTGA
- a CDS encoding DUF4249 domain-containing protein, whose product MRRVLARSPLLIAGIGAVLLQACEKEITVDLPITEPRVVVEGTIETGQPPIILLTRTQSYFAATSISSIAESFIREASVTIDDGQTLHTLIRICSSMIPDSLLDEAAAATGIDAQLLANADICIWTKPDLLGEEGRTYRLRVEADGKTMTSVTTIPHSVALDSLWFRLALQRPNDDTLGFLWARLTDPDTIGNGYRWLAKRLGKDNSFVPPFFSVFEDRYVNGLTFDFNFNRGSLPFSTAEDDENEERGFFKTGDTVAVKFVSIGQDEFRFYNSFQNNVATQGDVFSNPANAVGNIEGGLGIWAGWGVRLDTVVCVP is encoded by the coding sequence ATGCGTCGCGTCCTGGCCCGTAGCCCATTGCTGATCGCCGGCATCGGCGCGGTCTTGCTGCAAGCCTGTGAAAAGGAGATCACCGTGGACCTGCCCATCACCGAGCCGCGCGTGGTGGTGGAAGGCACGATCGAAACGGGCCAGCCCCCGATCATCCTCCTCACCCGCACCCAGAGCTATTTCGCCGCTACCAGCATCAGTTCCATCGCCGAGAGCTTCATCCGCGAGGCCTCGGTGACGATCGACGACGGGCAAACACTGCACACACTCATCCGCATCTGCAGCAGCATGATACCCGACTCGCTGCTGGACGAGGCCGCCGCCGCCACGGGCATCGACGCCCAATTGCTGGCCAACGCCGACATCTGCATCTGGACCAAGCCCGATCTTCTGGGCGAGGAAGGCCGCACCTACCGCCTGCGCGTGGAGGCCGATGGCAAGACCATGACCTCGGTGACCACCATCCCCCACTCCGTGGCGCTCGATTCGCTCTGGTTCAGGCTGGCGCTGCAACGGCCCAATGACGACACGCTCGGTTTCCTTTGGGCTCGACTCACCGATCCGGACACCATTGGCAACGGCTACCGCTGGCTCGCCAAACGGCTGGGCAAGGACAACAGCTTCGTTCCGCCCTTCTTCTCGGTGTTCGAGGACCGCTACGTCAACGGCCTCACCTTCGACTTCAATTTCAACCGCGGCAGCCTGCCCTTCAGCACCGCCGAGGACGACGAGAACGAGGAGCGCGGCTTCTTCAAGACCGGCGACACGGTGGCGGTGAAATTCGTGAGCATCGGACAGGACGAGTTCCGCTTCTACAACAGTTTCCAGAACAACGTGGCCACGCAGGGCGATGTGTTCAGCAACCCCGCCAACGCCGTGGGCAACATCGAGGGCGGACTGGGTATCTGGGCCGGCTGGGGCGTGCGCCTGGACACGGTGGTGTGCGTGCCGTGA